The DNA segment ACAAGTGCAAACAGGAACCTTACCTTTTGTAACAATTCAATATGACGCCACGGTTTAGTATTTGCAAAAGAACCGCACATTTATCACCAGGAGTTTCTCGTATTTCAACCAGGAAAGGGCCACAATAGCTTTTGTGGTTGTTGACATCTTGTTTTCTGCCTTTGGTAATTGGAATGCATCTAACTCGACTGTCATTCCCAGCACCTACTTCAGAGGAAAATGGAACGCACCATGACACAAATTAACAATTTGCATCTCCCAAAACATTTTCCCATATATCTAGGAAGtgacttaaaaaatgtaaactgGTTTCTGATAAAGGTAATTTCAAAATTAATGGACtgggaaaaaaatacagaaatcaCCAATAAACATTATAATGTATTATGAGTGGTAGTTGATACGTTAATCATGGATTACAATTATATCAAAATTATATCAAACTGTTATATACAATAACAATTAAGGAGGATTTTCTTTGAACATATTTGGCATGTAAATAAAGTTGCGCATAGTTGAGGAGAATTTCACATTGAAACGTGACTTGTAATAGAAGACATTTGATCCGAAACTTTCCGGCAGAGGACCAAGTGTCCCAGCATGTGTCGTCATGTGTAACCATCGGGCTGAACCGTGACACGTAATGGCTGCGTGTCTTCCTAGTCTGATTATAGACAGGAACCGGTCCAAATGTATTAGCACGGGAGCTCCACGGAGTACGCAGAAGTCATACAGTTGTCCAGTAGTGTTGGCTTCGGAATGTTGGAAGGTGACTCCTTCGCATCACTACAAGTAGTTGGATCCTGCCTGGAAAGTGGGTGACAGCAGGCTAGCATGAAGCTAACTCACTAGCCGGCCAAGCCACTTATTAGCAGCGCGGCGGGTGGCATTAAGTAACCAGTCAACCCGCACCTATGGCTGCACTTATCTTTCAGGACCACTCGGCACTTAAGAGGGCGTGGGTATGAGTGCGAGCAGGCCGCGTCCGGCCCGGTGGCCCAACCTCCCCCAAGTGAAATCCCGGACCCGGCGTGCCGCTTGAGTCTTCCGCTTCAACCCCGGAGGCCGTTCCCAGGCCTGGTAGGGAAGCTAACCAGGCTAACCACTTCAACCGGCGACCGCGCACGTGTTTAAAGAGCAGAAACTTACGTGGAGCTTCGTGTCGGCGTTTCAGCAGCGGTGTTGTGCGTTGACTCACGCAGTCCCCTGACTTCCCAGCGTGGCTTCTACCCGGCTGTCTGACTGCGCTGCAGCCCGTCACTCTGTCCGCTGCTTCAGGTTCATGGGGGCGGGTCTGGATCCGGCTGCTCGGGATGGCTCGTTTTGATATGCAGAGAACACCGAGCGGCGCCACTGCTCTACACACTAACACGCTAATCCGTTTAGCCCCGCCTTTTTGAGACATACCCTGCTTTGAATCTTGTACTCCATCGAGGCCAAGAGGGAGTGGTCATGAAGTAAAATACTTTCACGAATTTAGCAGTTGAATAAAAATTTAACTATTAACAAAATTACCATTATCACATAGAAATCTAGTGCAAACATAGCGGTTTGTACTCCAATGACTCAACCTTAATAAACCTGCTGAACCACTCAATCTAAGCAGCATCCACAGGTGACGGTCAAATGCGTCCACAAGCGACGACAAAAACACTGACTCTGACCTGTGCGTCAAATCAGTTTCATATGCTCCTTATAATCGCTGGCTGGCCCCTGAGGGTTTGGTCGGAACCATGGCAGCATGGcgatattactattattattattattgttattattattattattattattattattattattattattagcctTTGAAGAGATACTCCAGAATACaggcaaaatacaaaaaaaaaacacttttgataTGCTTGCGTTTATGTAATATCCTCCAAACTTTTGCTCTACTTTGCAAAGAGTTCAGCTTCTAAAAGTGGTATATAAATAAACtttcattattataataattattattaaatatttacttGAATAGAAGTCTTCTCATTCCTTAGGTTTATTAGATCCTCGGTCAGTTGTcggagttgaaaaaaaaagttttttaaatatttacaatcATACTAAAATACTAATATCATATGATAAAAACAACCATGGAGGACATCTGTCGATTCACACTCCATCATTCCCTCATGGGTGAACAAGCTGCCAAGATACTCTTCCACCTCGGAACGGGTCCCATCATGTCCAACCCTGAGCAGCTATTgaactgaagggaaaaaaaaaacttctagaAACTATGAAATCAGGCCAAGAATGTCTCATAAATACAACAGAGCATGTTTTGAATTAGAGGTTATGAAGCGTATGGAAAGCTGCTGACTGATATTGGATGCAATGGTCTTCTCTTCCTGGATTACACtgggaggaagtgaaggcaaTCCTTCTGCTTGCAGACATCAAAGACAGAATATAAACAAAAtgcaatatatttttctgtatttaaatggaaatatttcGCTTATATAAGGCACAACTACTGTGCAGCAGTTTACTGTTtttattcaacattattataaCATTTTAACAATGATATTTCCATTTCTTAAAGCTCTTCTCACATGAGTTTATagtttgttgacatttaaataatttgTATTCCATATTAAGTTGTCCCACACGTCCAGTTTTTACTggcttatttttttaatcacatgtTCCAGGAATATTATGTTATAAGTCAGCAATATTACCATAGAAATGGGCTCTCAAAATGTTGCCTGTAGTGCCATCGTGCCTCTCCTCAGTGCCCCcttgagtcagtgtgtgtgtgtatacaatACACTCTCAGCCTCTCGAGTGTGCTGCACCTCCATGTGCTGGACCTACACATTTAGGTACAAAGACTCCAGGGACTGGCGTAGAGCCAGACAGTGAGTGGTGAAAAGAGTGAACGCCTTTAGGTGAGACAGAGAAACACCGTCAGAACAAAGGAAATGctggatgatgatgaacatGGTTCTGTTGACAATGAGAAGGAATCTGATTTGTCTGGTTTGGTGGTGGCAGTACTTACAGGCAAGATCAGAAAAAGGGAGAAGTCGTGAGAAGTTTGTAGCCTGATGGTTGGGACATGTAGACAGGAGAGACAGGGTGCATGCTGGAGATGGAATGGaatggagatggaagaagaggaccCATGGGGTTTGTGGacctggtgaagaaggacatgAAGTAACTAGGGAGTATGATGGAAAAGATGAAGGTTGAGGACTTAAGGAAACTGAAGGACATAAATTTCAGTTACataaatattttgattttattctatatttcaatatttacaatTTCTTCAAATTTGATTTCCACCCGATGCTTTTTAAAATTACCAGTCAAAGAaaattgtcatttaaaaatgaggaatatttctgtatttatattttccttTATAACAGTAAGCAATATTTTGGACCGTATTTTATAATTATCCTCATTATATTCAACAAATATGTATCATAATGTAACacatatttttcctttttatggtTTTCATTATGGTCTCAAATACATTTATAGATTTTACTATAGCATCACCAGCCCATCTGAGCCCAGATCTGACACAGCGCCGCCTGCTTGAGATGGGTGGATGCTGAGATGAATGAAGCTGTTGCTGCACCAAACGTGTTTAACTTGagcacaaaaaaagaagaagacaattCTTGAGGAGTCCAAGTCTGGAGGTGAGAGTGTTTTGCGGATCATACTTTGAAATGCATGAAGGAGCAGCCAAAGGAAACTTTTCAGTTCACACATAAGGCGAGGACAAGGGAGATGTCTGTTCCCTGGTtcctttcctcctcatcacaCAGACTCTAGTTCCCTGCTCGGATTGAGCATGTCACACGTCTCCTGCTGAGAACATACTGGAGCTGCTGATCCTCATCACACGATCGCCAATCCACACAAAGGTCACCGACCGGACTTGTCGGAAAACTTTCAGTGTGTGTAGACAAAAGAACTTGCAATGTGTCATGCATTATTCAGATAGAACCTTGTGCAGCTCTGTACACCACCTCACACAAGTGCTCGATTACGTAACCGGGGTCATCTGAGTACAAGCTGGGTGGCACGAAAAGAGGACGGCCAGTCAGCACGTGCCAATGGAGAGATGCTTTGAGACAGCTGAGGGTGAGGTCAGCAAGAGAGGAGGCCCCTGAGACGACTTGCTTTAGGACTAGAGTCCCCCAGGGTCAGCTAGCGACATCAGCGTGTCTAACATGGAGACGGCATCCAAGAGCTTGTGGAGGCAGTGGCGCGTGCATGGATGGTGGGGGGCAGCCAAGCCTGGAGGAGAGTGGAAAGCTGTGGGATGAGATATGCGTATGCAGCACTCTCTAGTGGACAGAAGGCGCAGTACAATATAAAGGTTAATTTAAAGGTCTCTGAAGTATTTCAGCAGCACTGTCTGCACACATCATGAGATTAAACATGCAGGGAATATAACTGTGGTGGTTTCATTCACCACCGTTATATTCCCTGCATGTGAAAAGGGCCAAATTCTGGAGCGCACAGCTGCTGAATGTACTCCAGACCTTTCTCCACCGTGAAGAATTTCCTCTCACAGTGAAAGCGACTCCCTGGTGAGGAATgtaggagtaaaaaaaaaacagtttgcagGGAAGACCAGAGACAGAGGCTTGCAGCCCAGTAAAATATACTTCTCTATGGCTGGAAGAATCTAGACTTTTTGGTGCGGAGTCAGTCTGCAGAGGAGCTCTGACCAAAGTGCAGCTTGATTTGAGTTAATCCATGAAACTGAAACTTAATTTCAGACTTAATTTCTCTGTCTGATTACAGttttctttacttttatttttgattttcatGATtgctttaatattgttttttttatgctggTGTTTGATTTCATAGTGTTTCTAATGCGTGTATCGTTCCATCATAATAAGTGGATGTATTTACAGCTATCAGCCTATGATTTCCGGTGTTACAGGAATTTAAGACTTTAATTTAGTAATAGTAATTACGCACATATTTTGCTTTAATTATAGTTAAACAAATTGATGGTTGAATTTCCCAGTGGACTACATATCCCAGCATTCCTAGCGACAAAAGGAAAATTAGTTTGAACGTAGTacgtttttccttttttgtttaaaattagAGgttcggagaaaaaaaaatactgacaatAAACATTTTGAGTTTCAGTCAATCACCAGGGTATTATTTTGGTGTAAAACTTCTGGTCAGTCAATAAAATTAATTACATTGACTAAATTGTTTGTGTGCTTCAAtagcaaaaacacaacatagaaagaaaataaagaattatTGTTGTAACATTACAAATTACataacattacattacaaataACAGTTGATAATACAAAATTGTTgaaggaaaatacatttttcaaaataaaacataaaaccaAAATCAGTCACTTCATCATCCCATGAATTGAGTCAGATTCactgcaaaatataaatatgagaATGAGCAGCGTGAATAAACAGACTGGGCGGAATCAACAGATAACGACAacgaagcttttattttgtaagacAAAACCGGAAAATAGTATGGGAACATGGCGGCCGCTGTTAGTCCACATGACTATTTCATTCGAGAAATTGAGAAAAACGACGGCGCTGTGCTGAAGCTGAAGCAGTGCTACCTGGGAGATGTTGGCTGTGTCGTGTGGGACGCTGCCATCGTGCTGGCTAAATATTTAGAGTGTAAGCAGTTTAGGGATCCGTCCTCGGGTTTGGACTTGTGGTCAGGGAGAAGAGTTCTGGAGCTGGGAGCTGGAACCGGTGCTGTGGGTCTGATGGCTGCGTCTCTGGGGTGAGGGTTTTATATGCAGATTTAAACTTTACACCCAGTGAAGTAAAGTTGGAAATCGACTCGtttaaatgacaaacaacaTGACAAGATGGCTGTCAGTCATCAAAAGTTGTCTCTCTCACCCGTCAGTGCCCAGACAACCGTGACagacctggaggagctgcagacccTCCTGGCGCTCAACATCGAGGAGAACCGGGAGCTGATCACCACTGGATCCATAACTGCCAAGGTGCTCCGATGGTTTGTGTTGCTCATTTGTCAACAATAGAAGGCGCTTGACTCAGGAGACTGATGGTGATGGTCTGTCTTCTGCAGGGGTGAAGACGTGTCTGACTTCCTTCCCTCGCCTGACTACATCCTGATGGCCGACTGCATCTACTATGAGCAGGTATAACAGTGGATCTGGCTGTGATGCGTGGTGTGTAGCCCTGACCTTGTGCCCTGTCTCAGTCTACTGTTCCTCTGGTGGAGACCCTGAAGCGGCTGTCTGGACCTCAGACTTGCGTCATCTGCTGCTACGAGCAGCGGACTGAAGGAGTCAACCCCAGAGTGCAGCAGCGTTTCTTTGAGGTGAGTGTCTTTTCCATCCAGATCACAACTTCCTAAACACTCCAGAGTGTGGAACATATCATAGTTGTCATTGTTATGAGCCATAAAATTATGGAATCTATATGACCGTAATGTCTTTGAACATGCTGTTGCTCATGTTCTACCTTCAGATGCTCATCTGTTAACAGCTCATTGTTGCTCTCAGCTTCTGCGTCAGGACTTCAGTTGTGAGAAGATCCCGCTCAGCAAACAAGACCCTGAATTTCGCAGCGCCGACATCCACATCCtgcacatcaggagaaaggctTGACCTGCTCGCACCACAGTTGCCAGCTGCCTTATTTGGGGCTGAGGTCATGAGAACAATGGATGATCGTTTTGAACAGCACGAACGTGACAGAGTTGAAGCTTTTGTCAAACGTTTGTCTCCAAAAATGTGATTCTGGTGTGTCTGAAGATGTGTTCGTGGGTGGAGCCTATTTTATTGAGCCAGTGTGAATGTGTTATTTAAAATTTATATGTTACTTTTCTACTCATCTTTTTTAATGCACCTCTATTAAATTATATAAAAGTTACTACTTCTTTTTCTGccttttaaaatttttaaaatctttattttaatttataattTCTTTACCttacatttctatttttttttaatgaatatcaCATGTATTTGTTTCTGTCATGGAATATATTGCACAAATGATTCAGTGACTATAAAAATACGAGgaacaaaaatgatttcaaaggCAGATACTAAAGGTACTAAAACATTTTGGACCACAAACCGCAGATTATCATTGCCTCTCTCGCTCAGTTTTATCTAATGCCCCCTCTCTGTCAAGCTACAAATCAATTTTTGTGGCATATAAGATGTAAAATCTAAGTGAAGTCATTTAAGCGATGGGCTCATTATCCGGAGCGACTGAGGACGCAGTAAAGTGTGACTTCACTGCTGTAGAAGAACATCTATCACCGAGCATGTGACTGGATTCTGCTGCATGCAGCAGGGCATTGTGGTAACCAGCtttcaccagcaggtggcgtcgTACAAAACCTTGAGCCATCACCAGCTAAATCGTTGAAATATTAAGATACTCGAGGAATATTGGCTTTGATATCCATTAATTTCCTTTCGCTTATTTGAAGGGGCTGggttctattttattattattattttgacaatATATAGGAGCTCTAGAGGCAATCGTTCACTTCAAACTGTCACTACTTTCACTTCACTATGTGAAAATGCAGTCATTCATCCTCCTCCCCATCACTTTCTATTTTTACTTAACCCACTTTGATCCTCTCCAGCCACTCCCTGATAGTCTTTCTGGAGCGCCGTCTCTTGGCTCCAGGCCTCTGGCGGAGCTCAACTCTGATGCAGCAAAGTCGATTTTTGGGGAACTCTCCTCCGCACAGCTGCAGCCTGGCGCTTTCTGTGGAAGGAATGCCAACACATAGCTGATGCAGATGTTCTTCCATGTGAGGATGGCTGGATAGAACATTCCTCTCAGAAGCTGCAGCACAAAAATGTGCGCAGAGGTTATTCTGACCGAGATCCACTTTCTTCTGTGCGCGCAACACAAACGCTTCTCTGTTTAGGGGGAGATAAGAGAACTGAACACCACAACTACAGccatttcctcttctctctcccagcatctcacttcGTCTTTTTCTAATGCTCCCTGTTTGATACGCAACAGTCCCGACGTGCGTCACAGCAGGAATTTCGACCTCTGTCTATACAGTTCACAAACATCGTGGTTAATCTGTGACTCCTGAAGTCCAAGACCTGGGTCCAGGTTCAGTTATGTGGCCCCACACAACCCTAATGGAGAGGTTTGTCCAATAGTACACTTTTATTTGGGTATGTGTTTGCTTCAAACTACTCTATATGAGGcttaaaatatatctatattttattatttattttattgatgcaCATAttctattaaaatattattattattatgaaaaaaaatagtatCTCAACCATTTTTCCCAGCTCTGGTAAAATAGTTCTTCTTTGATTTTCAACTTAAATGTGAGTTTCTCCATCATTAACAGTTGTCATTCCATTGTCAAATGTCCGGTGCTTGATCCTTCAACATATCCAAGTTATAGCACACTTACAGAAAAGGGTTTTTTGTATCCAAACACTTTGCATATTTCCATGTGAACATTTTGCCAAAATGTCTGAATTTCAGGACAGTTCCAAACCATGTGTGTGGGGTTGAGATTGAGCTGCGCACATTTTCTCCAACACGTCTAATTGTGATTACATTGTTTACTTTTAATCTGGGGAGTAATAAAGTATCGTGTTTGATACATCCATGAAAATTCTCTCCATCCATGGGATCAAGTTGTTGTCTGCTGACTTCTCTACATTTTGTTCGCCATTTCATCAGTTATCTCCTCACCTAGTTTTTGGACCATTTGTCTTAAGCGTATATtgtggtttcattttttaattccatgaaatataagtataatattgatattgttttgGTAACAATATTGTCATatgattttatcttttttttttttatcataacaGTCTCTTATTTGTAGAAATCTACTTTGTTTTTACTAAATATAACACTATATTCTGATGTTGACTGAACCATTGTTTTGCCATAAGTCACATCAACTATTCTATTAAAATAAGCTCAAAGGTGAAGATCTTGGCTCAGAAATAATAGACTGCGTCGGCACAAAGGAACTGAGCCATAATCTTGTCTTTTTTTAGTGTTTCACAGAGGCCGAAGTCCCTCATTACTCACCCAATGTACACACTCAAGCCTGAGGCCTCTCATTTTCTCACCTAACCTCTGTTGCCTCTGACACTGGAGTGACCAGAGACTCGGAGGGGCTGGATTCATACCTTACAGATGTGAGTTTTACAGTAAATTCAATGTTTCTTACTCAGACTATAGAGAATTCGAGCCACCGGCTTTAAACAAACAACTGTGTTCCAGCTGGAATAACAAGCTCAGGAGTTCAGGGGCGCGAGCAGCTGCGCTTTGACACCCTGCAATTCTCCAGGGAGAAAGTGGCCAAGAAATGTGCCTTTTTCCCTCCACTGAGGTGTAAAAATAGAACTACTATAATGAGCTGACCAGGATTTAAACAAGAGACTTCAATAATGATCCGGCTTCTGAGATGCTTTACCTAATGACCAGATGGTTGCGGTGGAATACCGCATGGTGATTTACAAGCCATGTCATTTTTGTGGTTGCAGAGATGAAGCTAGCAGGTTTAGCATGTTAAACAATAAACGCTTCAGGTCCGGGTGAAACGCTTATCCAGCGCTGTTCGCTTCATTCAGACTCAAACGTGTGATGCCACAGAAGAAAACTGTCACCAGCTCTTTCTGAGCCGCTGATGGGCTGGAAACTTGTGGCACAAAACCACCCCGCTGGTCTCCATGGCGACCAACAAACCAACATTCATAAATCTGTCAGACACATTCTTGTGCGGCCGCCTTTGCTGCCGGTGTCGCCGCGGCGGAGGGTCAGATCTCCTCCTCATTATTTGTTAAAAACTGCCGTGACTCGACGACCTTTCCTGTCACAGGAAATAGAAACACAGAAAGCACCCGGAGGTTTGATCTTCACAGAGGTCACACACAATCCTGGGGGCACAGTAGCTGCAGTAAAGCAGTGACGGCCATGTGGTTGTAATGAACATTCAAACCAGACCCAGATTTCCTGACTTCTTCTGATGAACGTGAGCTGTCACTGTAAACTTGAGTTCCTTATATGGTGACACCTTCCTGCGGGTGGTTTCCTCTATCAGAAGTTCAAATCCACAAACCCATAGGAAGCTTCAGGTCAAAACCGCAGATAGTTCCTCCTTTATTCTCTTAAACTACATTGTCCACATCCCTTCTTCAATCAGATGATGAATTTAATTTTGCAGGATTTACAGGTCACAACACCAGATACTAGATGCAGTGTGTTTCCGGATCAATGTCCTCTGAACAAGGTGGACAGCATCAATGGATCCTTTcatgtttgtgcgtgtgtgtaacaTCAGCTGGTCTGGTCAGTGTGTCACCAGACAAAGCCTATGGAAATACAGAACAAATATCCAAGGTCTCTCCGGCGGCGCCGGCCTCATGGCTCTACAAACGCTTGCACCGGACGGAAAGGCGTATGTTTGTCACGCTATACTGGTTGTCATGGCGGCTTCAGAGGTTGCTGGTCAAGTATGGGACTTAGTGTTGAAGTATTGACTGGCACTTGCTGACCAGGAATTGTATATGTTTACAGTTAGGTGGTGACTGAATACACTGGATAACAGGCACAAACTGAGACATGTGAGAGCCCTGGCACCAGTCTGAGGCGCTGAGTGGAGCTCATTGAATGGGTTTCATCTGGGGTCAGTTTTGCTTTCTCAGGCAGGTTAGCTAAAGCAGAAAGAGGAAGGAAGTTAGTCTTAGATTGGGATCAACAAGTGTTGTCATGCTgatgtgtgcttttttttgaGGACATATTTCAGTGCAGTAAGCGGCGTCAGTGCGCAGGTTGTTGGCATCAGAGAGTTGCAGGTTCAAGCCTCATGTGAACTTGAGAAAGGAGATGCGTGAGAGTGTCTTCTCAGCTGGTCGTTTCTAGTGAGGAGAACTTGTGAGGTTCCGTCATGTGCCTCTGTTGTGGGTCTAAAAATAAAGAGCAGcacttccacttcctgtttgctaTCGTTTCACTGGCAGAAGTGCCAAGGCCTCGGGCTGCCATTCTCTGCTGACGTAAAACCTCTGTAAAGTTTTTGTGGAGAGAGTCCAGCGATTCTCCTTTTAGGATCGTCACCATGGAGATGAAGAATTTCTTCAACAAACAACAATTTTAGCAATATAACTGTTGAGATATTTTCTGTATTGACCTAAATAAACAAGATCTGCTTCAAATGATGTTATAAAACCAATTTGTTTCAGTTTAAATTcatacatttgcattttaacatttttaatttgttcATTTACTTGTTGACCTGAAGATAAATGCTAGGTAAAATGTGATCGGCTAAATGTGAAATGCGGCAAAAGCATAACTGAtgtcatgtatatatatatatttataaaatctATAAGGCTGTGAAAAGCAGTGCCAAGGTCTTCCCACTCTTTTCTCACTTCCCAGTCCCACTCATATTCTTTACATAACCAACATTCGACATCAAAATCCCAAAGAAGACAAAGACTGAAGacttaaaatgactttttttaataagaCATTACAATGACATTGTCTGTACATGGTTCCCCcagtctgaggaggagaaaagagcaGCACCCCGAGGTGTCTTCCAAGTGTGGCTCCCTCCGACTGTGAAACAGATGGACTGGGATGGCGGTTTTACTGTACTTCCGTACTCATGCTACAGATATAGGCTATCATATAATGTCCCAATACTGAGACTAATCGACTGATGGATCAGAGCCAGAGCTCTGAGGTGAACGACATTCCTTCAGAAAGATTAATCGCCGACTTGTTCCAGAGTTTGTGGAGGTCCGTCGAATAATCAGCATAATGACACGTCATGGTCAGTCAACTATTACAGCCCGCGCGAGGGGTCGGAGAACGGGTCTGTCCGGAGACGTGTTCAAGACAGATGCTGATGAAATGTTTCCCTCCTGGGCACCAACAATACTTTCCATCACAGTTGTGTGTTGAACTAAACAAAAAGAACAAGAGCCTGCTAAAGAaagaccataaaaaaaaaaaagatagaaaatAGGAGAAGTCATAACAGGCATTGGCGGTGATCTTTGCGGCTGTCACAAATGGACcgagtttcattttcatcaagtGAATAATGATGACGCTACACAGTACAACCTGAAAGCCAGCCAAACCAATCGGGAGATAAATTAGCCGAGGAGTAAATGCGCTATTAAAAATAAAGGAGGGGCGATAATCAACTTAACCATTCGAGAAGTTATTTGTTATTATACCTTTGACCTAAAACAGTCATCCACCAATCATTAAGATTTGTAGTTTGAAGTTAGCCATGTCAAGCCCTCATACAGTCCGTCACCTGTCGTGGCACAGGAGGGCTGGACGTACCAATTCCTATCCCTGATGCGCGTCAACCCCAGCTTCTCCTGGATCTCGTGCGGCTTCATGGCGTCCGGGAGGTCCTGCTTGTTGGCGAATATCAAGATGATGGCATCCCGCATCTCCCGGTCGTTGATGATGCGGTGGAGCTCCTGCCGCGCCTCGTCGATGCGATCCCTGTCGGCGCAATCCACCACAAAAATCAAGCCCTGGGTGCCCGTGTAGTAGTGCCGCCACAGGGGGCGGATCTTATCCTGGCCGCCCACATCCCAGACGTTGAACTTTACGTTTTTGTAGGTGACCGTCTCCACG comes from the Synchiropus splendidus isolate RoL2022-P1 chromosome 16, RoL_Sspl_1.0, whole genome shotgun sequence genome and includes:
- the vcpkmt gene encoding protein-lysine methyltransferase METTL21D, translating into MAAAVSPHDYFIREIEKNDGAVLKLKQCYLGDVGCVVWDAAIVLAKYLECKQFRDPSSGLDLWSGRRVLELGAGTGAVGLMAASLGAQTTVTDLEELQTLLALNIEENRELITTGSITAKVLRWGEDVSDFLPSPDYILMADCIYYEQSTVPLVETLKRLSGPQTCVICCYEQRTEGVNPRVQQRFFELLRQDFSCEKIPLSKQDPEFRSADIHILHIRRKA
- the arf6b gene encoding ADP-ribosylation factor 6b yields the protein MGKVLSKIFGNKEMRILMLGLDAAGKTTILYKLKLGQSVTTIPTVGFNVETVTYKNVKFNVWDVGGQDKIRPLWRHYYTGTQGLIFVVDCADRDRIDEARQELHRIINDREMRDAIILIFANKQDLPDAMKPHEIQEKLGLTRIRDRNWYVQPSCATTGDGLYEGLTWLTSNYKS